Proteins from a single region of Candidatus Zixiibacteriota bacterium:
- a CDS encoding S8 family serine peptidase, producing MILAASSWAVDELKTPLDEQMDEVQYVPNQFVVQFKTEAEPVRPVLLKGIVTTGVQVLDALNQKFGVSSMAKEFPGAKAEPGIPDLSGYHIVTFSQQYRLEDVMSAYAALPNVQSVEPIGIHPVYDIYPNDPYFQGQANPWNQWGLHISTDHDIDAPCAWQINPGSTNVIMAILDTGVRYYHKDLGGSTWPTTTGNIWINPGEIAGNGIDDDGNGYVDDWIGWDWVTGITGCMSGEDCGTTDNDPRDFAGHGTHVAGIAGAMTNNARGVAGVAGGWGDGTVNSIGNGSKIMCLRIGWLSSTGAGYVNMSFAAQAMYYAANKGAISANCSWGSSNSGGFAAAVDYAIAHNVLICHAAGNSNNQVADYLASRTDILDVAATDKNDIKASFSSYGTWVDVSAPGVDIVSTYHDYANPNNDYVAVMSGTSMSTPFVTGEAALVKAQYPSYTRLDIFNRIKSTADNIDALNKRTYRGKLGTGRINACRALGGTPNPKVIASGPVPEKFTLFQNFPNPFNLATNISFYLSEKSQVNLNIYNVLGEKVRTLVNGTLDAGSHSITWDGKNEAGSVVASGIYFYRLNAGDQVMTKKMSLLK from the coding sequence TTGATTCTCGCTGCCTCTTCCTGGGCAGTCGACGAGTTAAAAACTCCTCTTGATGAGCAGATGGATGAGGTGCAGTACGTCCCGAATCAGTTTGTGGTTCAATTTAAAACTGAGGCAGAGCCTGTTCGTCCTGTCCTGCTGAAAGGGATAGTGACAACCGGAGTGCAGGTTTTGGATGCTTTGAATCAGAAATTCGGGGTTTCCTCGATGGCGAAGGAATTCCCAGGAGCCAAGGCAGAACCAGGTATCCCTGACCTTTCCGGCTATCATATTGTCACCTTCAGCCAGCAGTACAGGTTGGAAGATGTTATGAGCGCCTATGCGGCTCTTCCCAATGTGCAATCAGTTGAGCCTATCGGAATCCATCCGGTCTATGATATCTACCCAAACGACCCTTATTTTCAGGGACAGGCAAACCCCTGGAACCAGTGGGGTCTGCATATCTCTACTGACCACGACATCGATGCACCCTGTGCCTGGCAGATTAACCCAGGAAGCACAAATGTTATCATGGCGATTTTGGACACCGGCGTGAGATACTACCATAAAGACTTAGGTGGCTCTACCTGGCCCACAACTACTGGCAATATCTGGATAAACCCGGGAGAGATAGCGGGAAACGGGATAGATGATGATGGTAACGGTTATGTGGATGATTGGATCGGCTGGGACTGGGTTACCGGAATTACCGGGTGTATGTCAGGTGAAGATTGCGGAACCACTGATAACGACCCAAGAGATTTTGCAGGACACGGCACTCACGTAGCTGGCATCGCTGGTGCTATGACTAATAATGCCCGTGGAGTGGCTGGAGTGGCTGGTGGATGGGGTGACGGAACTGTAAACTCTATTGGCAATGGTTCGAAGATCATGTGCCTCAGGATAGGCTGGCTGTCATCTACTGGGGCTGGCTATGTAAATATGAGCTTTGCAGCCCAGGCTATGTATTATGCTGCTAACAAAGGCGCAATCTCGGCTAACTGCTCCTGGGGTTCTTCCAATTCCGGAGGCTTCGCTGCCGCAGTTGACTATGCCATTGCTCATAATGTTCTGATCTGCCATGCAGCCGGAAATAGCAATAACCAGGTTGCAGATTATCTGGCTTCACGAACGGACATTTTGGACGTCGCCGCTACTGACAAGAACGATATAAAAGCCAGTTTCTCCAGCTATGGCACCTGGGTGGATGTTTCTGCGCCAGGTGTTGATATCGTGAGCACCTATCACGATTATGCCAATCCGAACAACGACTATGTGGCAGTAATGAGCGGGACCTCAATGTCCACACCTTTTGTGACAGGTGAAGCTGCACTGGTTAAGGCCCAGTACCCATCCTATACCCGGCTGGACATCTTCAACCGGATAAAAAGCACTGCTGATAACATCGATGCCTTAAACAAGAGAACGTATAGAGGTAAACTGGGCACTGGAAGAATCAATGCCTGCAGGGCTTTGGGCGGAACTCCTAACCCCAAGGTAATTGCCTCAGGACCCGTTCCTGAAAAATTCACCCTGTTCCAGAACTTTCCCAACCCCTTCAACCTGGCAACTAACATCTCTTTCTACCTGTCTGAAAAATCACAGGTGAACCTGAACATCTACAACGTCTTAGGTGAGAAGGTAAGGACTCTGGTTAACGGGACTTTGGATGCTGGTTCTCATTCTATTACCTGGGATGGCAAAAACGAGGCTGGCTCTGTGGTGGCAAGCGGGATCTATTTCTACAGGCTGAATGCAGGCGATCAGGTTATGACTAAGAAGATGAGTTTGCTGAAGTAA